Within the Catalinimonas niigatensis genome, the region AAGTATAGCGTCGATCTGATTCTCAAGTATACATTCATCCGGAACTTCATTGCTGCTAATTACCTCATTGATGGTCTGTAGCTTACTAAGCATTTTTTCCATTTGCTGAATTTCAAGATCAAGTTCTTCAATTTGTAAGGTGTTCTTCTGATACTTCTTGCCAGGTATCAAAAATCTCTTTAGGCTTTTAACACTTAACTTAATAGCCTTTAGTTTTTCCTGAGGATTTGAAGTATGATAAAATGCAGGAGGTAATTCTTGTTCTCCTAAATTTTGCTCTTCATCATTGGCTACTTTGTCGGAGCTTATGGATGAATAACTTAGCCGGTTATTTTTAATCTTGGCTTTTGTAATGTGCCAGAGGTCTAACCAGCGAGTTCCGTTCAAACGAGCGTATCTTTGGATCATTGCTGTAGAATTGGAGGTTACAATAAACAACTCTAATTTATATTATATTTTTTATATAAATATTTTAATATTTGATCCGATTTGAGAGTTGTAAGCTTTTGTGAATATTTGGGCAAACTCTATTCACACTTTTTAGGTATGTATTTTCAGTCCTAATCAATATAAATTTGTATATTCCGCATATTTTCCACGCATAATCTAAAATTCATGAAAAAGAAGGATAGCAGTAATTTTTACACCTCAAGGAGAAAGTTCATCAAATCTACCGGAGCTGCTGCTGTAGGTGGCGGTTTAGCCCTTAATTTTATAAGTCCCGGAGAGGTCAAAGCCAATGTCAATGCTGATACTTTAAGAGTGGGATTGGTTGGCTGTGGTGGTCGTGGTACGGGTGCTGCTAATCAGGCACTCAAAGCTGATGATAATGTAATCATCACTGCAATGGCGGATATTTTCCCCGATAGGATGCAACAAAGTATGGAAAGCCTGAAGAAAGCACACGGCAAAAAAGTACAGATTGATGAAGATCACCAGTTCATTGGTTTTGATGCATATAAAAAACTCATAGCCTCTGACGTAGATGTAGTACTACTCGCCACACCTCCTGCTTTCCGTCCCGATCATTTGACTGAAGCTGTTAACGCAAAAAAACATGTTTTCTGTGAAAAGCCGATGGCAGTTGATGTACCCGGTATTCGTAAGATTATGGATGCATCCAGGAAGGCAAAAGAACAAAAAACCTCATTGATGGGTGGTTTCTGCTGGCGTTATCATTATCCTAAAAGAGAGACTTTCAGCAGAATATTAGATGGTGGTGTTGGAGACATCCATACTGTTTATAATACTTACAATACAGGTACATTATGGTCTAAGGAAAGACAACCTGAATGGACTGAAATGGAGTACCAGATGCGTAACTGGCTGTATTACAACTGGCTATCGGGAGATCATATTGCTGAGCAGGCTGTGCATAGTTTAGATATGATGGCATGGGCGCTCGGTGATGAAAAACCCGTGAGTTGTGTAGGTACTGGAGGCAGGCAGGTAAGAACCGATCCTAAGTTTGGACACGTATATGATCATTTTGCCATCGTGTATGAATTTGAGGGTGGAAAACGCGGATTCCATTTTAGCCGCCAACAATTTAACTGTGCTAATAGCTATGCAGTTGAGGTAGCAGGTAATAAAGGTAAAGCGGTAGTAGACTGCATTCGTAATGTACATGAGATCAATGGAGATGAACGCTGGCGCTATAAAGGAAATGCAAACGATATGTATCAGACAGAGCATGATGAGCTTTTTGCTGCCATTCGTAAAGGTGAGCCTGTTAATGACGGAAACTATATGTCTCAAAGTACCATGCTGGCTATCATGGGTAGAATGGCTGCTTATACCGGACAAACTATTACCTGGGAAGATGCCATGAATTCACAGGAAAAGCTGGGACCTGATGAATACAGTTGGGATCTTAAATATCCTGTAGCAGAAGTTCCCATGCCAGGTATTACTGAATTTAGCTGATTAATTGATAATGAATAGACGAGAATTCGTAAAAGTAAGTGGTGCGGCTGCCTTAGCCAGCACCATTCCTTTCCAAAATGTTATTTCGGCATCTCTACATAGCCCGAAGCTAAAGATCAAAAAAAGCCTGAAATACACCATGGTGGATGTAAAAATGCCCATTGTGGATCAATTCAAAATGTTGCGAGATATTGGCTTTGATGGAGTAGAGATGGACTCTCCCAGTGATCTGAAAGTAGACGATGTGCTGGAAGCCAAAGAAAAATCAGGGCTTGAGATTCCTGGGGTTATTAACTCATTGCACTGGAAAGCTCCACTTTCCGATCCTGATCCGAAGGTAAGAGCCCAGTGCGTGAAAGCTACGGAAACTGCTTTGAGAGACTGTAAAGCATATGGTGGTACTACAGTACTCCTGGTACCGGGAGTGGTGAACCAGCAAATCAGTTATCGGGATGCTTATCAACGTTCACAGGAAGAAATTAAAAAGGTGATTCCTGTAGCAGAAGAGACGGGAGTCAAGATAGCTTTTGAAAATGTGTGGAATAACTTTTTGCTCAGCCCATTAGAAGCAGCCCGTTATGTTGATGAATTTGAAAGTGACATGATAGGATGGTATTTTGATGTGGGAAACATTGTTCGCTACGGTTGGCCTGAACATTGGATAGAAGTCCTTGGTGATCGTATTCTTAAACTGGATGTCAAAGAGTATAGCCGTACCAAGCAGCAGAATGAAGGGATATGGAAAGGTTTTGAAGTAGAGTTGCTGGAAGGTGACTGTAACTGGCCTGAAGTGAATAAAGCATTAGATAAGATTGGCTATGAAGGATGGGCTTCTGCCGAAGTGAAGGGTGGCGGCCGTGAGCGACTTGCTACCATCTCTAAAAATATGGACGCCATTTTTGGCCTCGCTTAATCTTAATAATACTTGCTTGAAAGGCACTCCTCCTACAAGGACGTGCCTTTCTTTTTTTGGCAGGCTTTAAAAAGAACTATACTTTCTTTTTCTTAAAAATGCTTTAACCAAACCAAAAATGATAATGAGGACGATAGGCCCTAAAAGATTGATGATTTGATAGAAAATAGCACTCTGTTCTATTTTCACCTGATCTAGGGGGCGGATTTGAATCTCTTTTGCCCTGGCATTGATCAAACCATTTTCATCTGTGAGGTAGGAAAGAGTATTGATTACAAAATCTTTATTGGCGTAATTCCTCTCCGTAATGGGATCATACCCCAGAGGAAAAGGCTTACCATTACTACGATTGATTTCATTCCTCACTAAATCACCATCAGCTACTACTACCAACTTAGAAGGTGTACCCTGCTCAATAAAATGCTCTTTATCTGCAAGATCAGGTAATACCCGATTCTTAAACAAAGAGCTAAAACTACCTTCCAGCAAATACGCAACTGCCTGTGATCCGGCACTAAAATTTTCCGGATCGGGTGCTTCCCGAAGTTCATTCAGATCTACAATCATGGGAGTTTGCATGACTCTGGAATATTGAGAAGTATAGATCAATGGGGTTTTCTTTATCCCCTCAACAGCTATTGTATCCATTTCACTCACAAAACGCAGATAAACAGCATCCATATTTTTTACGGTAGGGTGGTCTCCGTATTTATTTACTATTGGGAAAAAAGGCCATTTTAAAGATACAATCTGAGGTTGTCCTGCTACTTCTCCTACCACAAAAGGGTAGTTGCCCGAATTGATATCCTGCACCAACGTTTTGTTGATACGTACCCCATACCTGAATAACTGATCATCAAGGTTAAGATCGTATGGAAAAGCGATAGATCCATTTTCACCAATACTGTCCATGTTGATCCGGAGTGGATCAATAAAAAACATAACTTTTCCACCCCGCATAATGTACTGATCTATTTTGTATTGATCCTCTTTACTAAAGCGTTCGGTAGGTTTGTTGATCAGGATGGCATCGTAGTCAGGGATAGTCTTTTGCTCAGTTAAATTAACCTCAAATACCTCATAAAACTCAGTAACAGCATCCATCAAGCCGGCAATATCAATAGCATCCACCTCACCATGTCCTTTGAGGATGCCGAGCTTTTTCTTTTCGCTACTGACGAGCTTCCTGATCCCATTGGCAAGTTCATATTCAACGTTTTCTATAGACTGGTTGAGTGTTTCCTGGGGAGATGCTGTACGGTTTCCATTAAGCAACATTACTCCTGCCTGCTGCCCCTGATAATTGATTACCGCTCCCGGTACAATCAACTTCTGACGGCGCTGCCCGTCTTCTTCATCATACACATAAGTGGGTTCTATCCCTAAATCAGCCAATTTCAAAAAAAACTGCTGCTGTTCTTGGTTGGATACTGACTCTAAGGGATTGATATAACGGACATTCAATTCATCTCCGGCATATACTTTAAATTCATCCAAAGTTTCCTGCACACTCTTTTCCAAACGTTGAAATCCGGCATTCACCTCTCCATCCAGATAGATTACTACTTCAATTTCTTGATCTACTTTGCCCAATAAGTCTTTGGTAGCAGGTGAGATACTGTATCGCTTCTCTTCAGTCAGGTCCAAACGAAAAAAATAATTCTGGGCAAGAATATTCAATGCGATCAGTATAACCAGGCCTATTCCCAAACGCGAAATATCCTTCCAGAAAGCCCGCTGGTCTTTCTGCTGAATATGAGGCTGTACTTGTGTTTTATTCATTACGCACCAACACTATTTTTTCCAAACTTAATATGCATGAATCAGGCATTTGCATTGTTGAAACGACTCTTACCAATGGATGTATAAACTACCACTTTCTACTTCCCAGAATCAGTTGCGTCAAAAGTATCATCAAAACCATTACTGTGATAAAATAAACCAGGTTACGGGAGTCAATCAGTCCCCTGCTCATGGCATCATAATGATAAAGGATTCCCAGTTGGCTAATCAAATAAGTTGCACTACCCCAAATATCCAGTGAGGCCAACGAACTGAATCCGCTAAACAGAAAAAAACAAAAGAACACTGCCAGAATAAAGGCAATGACCTGATTTTCTGTAAGTGCTGAAGCTAGAATGCCAATGGAAGTAAAAACTCCTCCTAACAAAACCAATCCTATATATGAACCTGCAATTCCTGCTGAATCTAGATTACCTACCGGACTGCCCAACTGATACACAGAAACGTAGTAGACTAAAGTGGGTAGAATAGCAAAAATTACAATGATCCAGCAGGCAAACAGTTTACTTAAAATCAACTGTAAATCCGTAATCGGCTGGGTAAGCAGCAACTCCATGGTTCCTCCCTTTTTTTCTTCAGCAAAGCTGCGCATGGTGATCGCAGGAATCAGGAACATAAATACATAAGGGCTAAGCGAAAATAGTGTGAACATATCTGCATAGCCATATCTGAGAATGCTGGTTTCAGGAAATACCCACATCAGAAGGCCAATACCTGTAAGAAATACTGCTATCACTATATAGGCAATCAGCGAATTAAGATAGGAGTTGATTTCTTTTTTTAATAATTGCCACATATCAATGTCTTAGTTGAGCGTAAGGCTGCGAAAAATATCTTCTAATGAATTGCCATATTCGCTTACTGCTTCTTGGCTGATCTGTCGCATACCTAACAATACAAGTTGACGATCAAAGGCGAAGTGGAATATGGCAGGACGTAAGTCTTCAACGCTTGCTTCTGCTTTTAAAACAAATACATTGCTGGTTACCGCTTCAACTTCTAACACACCCGGGACTTCTTTTAAGAATTGTTCCGTCAAAGGTTCAGCAAATTCCACTTCAATCTTCTGCTGAATGTCCGTAGTGGATTGTCTAGTTTGTAAATCTTTTATGTAACTATCAATTACAATATTTCCCCGATTGATGATTACCACTCTGTCACAGAGCGCCTGTACTTCCTGCATAATATGCGTGGAGAAAATCACTGTTTTATGGGTGCTGATATCTTTGATTAATCGTCTGATCTCAGACAGTTGATTGGGGTCCAGTCCTGTGGTGGGTTCATCTAGGATCAACACCTGTGGATCATGAATCAACGCCTGCGCCAACCCAACCCGTTGACGATACCCTTTAGATAAAGATCCGATTAATTTATTCTGCTCTAAAGTAAGGCCACACAACGCTATCATCTCTCCTACCCTTGCATCTAGCTTTTTGCCGGAAAGACGATACATACTTCCGATGAACTGAAGATATTCGCGGACGTACATATCCAGATAAAGCGGATTATGTTCTGGTAAATAGCCAACCTGTTTTCTAACAGAAAGTGAGTCCTCTACTACATCTTGTCCGCATACAGATACACTTCCGCTGGTAGGAGGCAGAAATCCTGTTGCAATTTTCATGGTGGTAGATTTACCTGCTCCGTTAGGTCCCAGGAAACCCAGGATTTCTCCTGCCTTCGCTTCAAATGAGATAGCGTTGACAGCTATCTGCTTTCCAAAAGTTTTTGTAAGTTGATCTACAATCAGAGACATAATCAAAATTAGCAATAAGCTGCTGACTTAACACAAACAAAGTGTGAATTATTCCCTAAAACTAATCCTGTATGTATGCTATAGTTAAAAATTGTAGAATAAACAGTTCTCAATTCTCTCTTATTGGATATAAATTCGCTATCATAATATCATACATGCCGAGGAGGCAATAGCATATCAATATTTACCTATAACCTATACGTTTAGAATTCGTCAATCTTGATCGTAGTACGCCATTTTTACTCATACTCAACCATAATTCTACTAAGCCTGCTTTGTAGTGCCTGCATGGAAGATTTTGCAGATTGCACGCGCAAAAATGGTGTAATGTCGGAAACAGAGTATTCATTTGATCCTTTGCATGGCATAGAAGTCTGGGATGGATTGGATGTGATTTTACATCCATCGCAGGAACAAAAGGTTGTAGTTAAAGCAGGTAAAAATATTCTGCCTAAAATTCAGCTTGAAGAAAAAGAAGGAATGCTTACGATCAGGGACCAAAATACGTGCAACTGGAATAAAAGTTATGAGTCTCGCGAAGTTCACCTTTTCCTCCCAAAAATTAATATGATCATACAAAATGGATATGGGCATATCAGTTCCAGAGACACCATCTTTTCAGACAGTTTACTTATAGAAGCCCGTGTAGGTTCTGGAAGTATAGATCTGATGGTTAATGCCACCCAGATTGAAGTAGTTTCATCAAGGTATGGAACCATCATTTTGTCGGGAACTGTAAATACTCTTGATGTGAAGTATTTGAGCAATAATGCCATTTTTGATGGTCGGTCACTTAAAGCAGAACACACAGAAATTTTTCATAAAAGCAATAATGACTTTCATTTATTTCCTGTTCATTCTTTAAAGGGAAAACTTTTAATGAGAGGTAATGCGTACCTGTATAAAATTCCTGAAGAGATTGATGTCGAAGATACTGGTCAAGGAGAAATTATCTACCTTCTTCAAGATTAATTTCTCTTTCATCAACAGTTAAATCACTTTACCTCTATTCAAACGCAAAAAAAGCAATACCCTAAATGGATATTGCTTTGGTAGTGTTGTGCAATTACTATGAAGTAAATTTTTCTTTTTCTCTTTTATTTCTTTTGTTCAATATCAAGCCCGGGTTCGGTAGGTAAATTGATCAAAGAGAATTTAATATTTTTATGCTTTGCCTGTTCTCTAAATTCATAAATCGCTTCAATTACATCATAATCAAGATAACGTGTATTATTACCATAGATATCTACAATAGCATTCTCAGGCATATCTTCTAACATAGAAGCAATATGTGCTTTATTAAGAAATGACACATGCTCGCTTAGATGAATGGTATAGTGGTGATGTGTTTCTTTATCCTCTTTATTAAACAAGAAAGGAGTTTTGTAATTGGCTCTCAGAATAAAGTATACTCCCACTATCATTCCGATGGATATACCTATCAGAAGATCTGTAAATAATATGGCCACGATAGTGACCAAAAATGGAATAAACTGCATGCGTCCCAGTTTCCATTGTGCTTTGTAAAGAGCGGGTTTTGAAAGTTTGTACCCTACATCCAGAAGAATGGCCGCAAGTGCAGACAAAGGAATGAGATTAAGTATTCCCGGAATCAGCAATACACTGGAAATTAATAATAAACCGTGATAAAATGAGGACATTTTAGTCTTTCCACCGGCAGTAATGTTAGCTGTACCACGTACAATCACAGCCGTCATGGGCAATCCACCCAATAGACCTGCAACGATATTTCCCACCCCCTGAGCTTTAAGCTCTCTGTTCATGGGTGTTCTCCGTTTCTGCGGATCAAGTTTATCTATTGCCTCAATGCTAAGCAATGTTTCCAGACTTGCGATAATTGCAATAGTAATAGCGACACGAAAAACATTCACATTCATTATCTGGCTAAAATCAGGAAGAGCAAGTTCATTCTGAATATCATTAAAGCTACTGATAAAAGGTAGCTGCACTAAATGATCTCCGCTGATGGCTAATGCAGGGATTCCACTAACAAACCATTGATTAAGAATAACGCCAACAATGACCACCACTAAGGCACTGGGTATAACGGATAAAATTGGGCTTTGCTTGATAAAAGCTTGCTTCCAAAGAATGATAATTCCCAAAGAAACCATCCCAATAACCAAAGGACCTATCCCAAAATTTTCAAAAGCATATATTATTTCTGAAAAAGTATTTCTACCATCTGCTTGTAAAAAATCAATATCTCCAAAAAAATCCTGATCAATACCCAGAAAGTGTGGAATTTGCTTGAGAATTAATATCAAACCTATAGCTGCCAACATCCCTTTGATCACTGATGAGGGAAAATAATAACCTATTACCCCTGCCTTCAGAAATCCTAGAGCCAGCTGAATTATGCCAGCTAAAATAACGGCACATAGAAAAACCTCAAAACTACCAACCTCACTTATACCATCTAATACAATAACAGTAAGACCTGCTGCTGGTCCACTGACGGCAAGCTGCGAACCGCTCAACATAGAAACCACCAACCCACCCACAATTCCAGAAACTAGACCTGATAAAAGAGGAGCGCCTGAGGCAAGGGCAATTCCTAAACAAAGAGGTAGGGCTACCAAAAAGACAACCAAGCCTGAAGGAAGGTCATACTTTAAATTTTTAAGAAAATTGTTTGGTCTGACGCTCATAAATTTTTTGAGAAAAAGATGGTGGGTAAGTGAGGATAGAATTAAAATTTAGCGGTTATTACTAAATTCATATTCTATCCATTACGGGGAAAGTACAGCTAAGTTTTATTTGGAAGAGCGTAAGTATGTCTTTAAGCAATTTAGTATCTGATTTTGGTGAAGAATCAATTCATTTATATACCTAAACTCTTTGTTAGATAGAGCATTGATTTCCTCAGTAACTGATTCAGATAAAAGTACTTTGATACACTGTTATCACAAAATTATTACTATTGCCGCTTATGCATAGCATCATGTTCTACAAACCTGACTTCAAAAAAAGATATTAGGTCATCAATTCAATTGTTTTACCTCAGAATGAATAGTAATTTTATTGATGCAGACAGGAATATGTTTTCTGTAATTTTCACTTTCAAATCACCATACTCTTGAAATACGATATTGTAGTTATAGGCGGTGGAATTGTAGGACTGGCTACTGCACTAAAAATCAAAGAACAACAGCCTTCCCTCAAACTTGCACTCTTAGATAAAGAAAAGAAACTCGCTACGCATCAGACAGGTCATAATAGCGGGGTAATTCATTCTGGAATTTATTACAAGCCGGGTAGCCTCAAAGCCAAAAACTGCATCAGAGGATATAAGATGCTTCTTGACTTTTGCCAGGTACATGATATTGCTTATGAGCTTTGTGGAAAAATCATCGTAGCCACCTCCAAAGAAGAGATTGTACAACTAGAAAAAATTCAGGAGCGTGGACTTCAAAATGGATTATCGGATTTACAAAGAATTTCCGGTGATGCCCTCCTTGAGTATGAGCCACACGTCAATGGAATAGAAGCAATCGTTGTTCCTCAAACAGGGATTATTGACTATAAAGCAGTAGCCAACAAGTATGCTCAACTGATAGAAAGTCTGGGAGGAGAAATTTTCAGAGAGCAAAAGGTTACAGATATCATCAGTAATGAAAATGAAGTTGATGTAATCACTAATCAACAGTCTTTTTCTACCAATCTGGTTGTAAACTGTGCCGGACTTTATTCTGATAAAATAGCCAAGCTTACTACTGAGCAGTTAGACCTCAAGATTATCCCCTTTCGCGGTGAATATTATGAAATTAAGCCTGAAAGGCAGCACCTTGTAAAAAATCTGATTTATCCCGTACCCGATCCGAATTTTCCATTTTTGGGCGTACATTTTACCAGGATGATACAGGGAGGTGTTGAAGCAGGACCAAACGCGGTCTTGGCTTTCCAGCGTGAAGGTTACAAAAAGTCAGATATCAATTTAAAAGAACTGGCTGAAACTTTATCCTGGCCTGGTTTTCAAAAAGTGGCGATGAAATATTGGCAAACAGGTTTAGGGGAAATGTATCGCTCCTTTTCAAAAGCAGCTTTCACCAAAGCATTGCAAAAGCTTATTCCTGAAATCAAAGAAGAAGATCTAATAAAAGCAGAGGCAGGAGTAAGAGCCCAGGCCTGTACACGCGATGGAGGACTTGTAGATGATTTTCTGATTTTGGAGGAAAAAGGAGCAATCAATGTTTGCAATG harbors:
- a CDS encoding Gfo/Idh/MocA family protein, which produces MKKKDSSNFYTSRRKFIKSTGAAAVGGGLALNFISPGEVKANVNADTLRVGLVGCGGRGTGAANQALKADDNVIITAMADIFPDRMQQSMESLKKAHGKKVQIDEDHQFIGFDAYKKLIASDVDVVLLATPPAFRPDHLTEAVNAKKHVFCEKPMAVDVPGIRKIMDASRKAKEQKTSLMGGFCWRYHYPKRETFSRILDGGVGDIHTVYNTYNTGTLWSKERQPEWTEMEYQMRNWLYYNWLSGDHIAEQAVHSLDMMAWALGDEKPVSCVGTGGRQVRTDPKFGHVYDHFAIVYEFEGGKRGFHFSRQQFNCANSYAVEVAGNKGKAVVDCIRNVHEINGDERWRYKGNANDMYQTEHDELFAAIRKGEPVNDGNYMSQSTMLAIMGRMAAYTGQTITWEDAMNSQEKLGPDEYSWDLKYPVAEVPMPGITEFS
- a CDS encoding sugar phosphate isomerase/epimerase family protein codes for the protein MNRREFVKVSGAAALASTIPFQNVISASLHSPKLKIKKSLKYTMVDVKMPIVDQFKMLRDIGFDGVEMDSPSDLKVDDVLEAKEKSGLEIPGVINSLHWKAPLSDPDPKVRAQCVKATETALRDCKAYGGTTVLLVPGVVNQQISYRDAYQRSQEEIKKVIPVAEETGVKIAFENVWNNFLLSPLEAARYVDEFESDMIGWYFDVGNIVRYGWPEHWIEVLGDRILKLDVKEYSRTKQQNEGIWKGFEVELLEGDCNWPEVNKALDKIGYEGWASAEVKGGGRERLATISKNMDAIFGLA
- the gldG gene encoding gliding motility-associated ABC transporter substrate-binding protein GldG, which gives rise to MNKTQVQPHIQQKDQRAFWKDISRLGIGLVILIALNILAQNYFFRLDLTEEKRYSISPATKDLLGKVDQEIEVVIYLDGEVNAGFQRLEKSVQETLDEFKVYAGDELNVRYINPLESVSNQEQQQFFLKLADLGIEPTYVYDEEDGQRRQKLIVPGAVINYQGQQAGVMLLNGNRTASPQETLNQSIENVEYELANGIRKLVSSEKKKLGILKGHGEVDAIDIAGLMDAVTEFYEVFEVNLTEQKTIPDYDAILINKPTERFSKEDQYKIDQYIMRGGKVMFFIDPLRINMDSIGENGSIAFPYDLNLDDQLFRYGVRINKTLVQDINSGNYPFVVGEVAGQPQIVSLKWPFFPIVNKYGDHPTVKNMDAVYLRFVSEMDTIAVEGIKKTPLIYTSQYSRVMQTPMIVDLNELREAPDPENFSAGSQAVAYLLEGSFSSLFKNRVLPDLADKEHFIEQGTPSKLVVVADGDLVRNEINRSNGKPFPLGYDPITERNYANKDFVINTLSYLTDENGLINARAKEIQIRPLDQVKIEQSAIFYQIINLLGPIVLIIIFGLVKAFLRKRKYSSF
- the gldF gene encoding gliding motility-associated ABC transporter permease subunit GldF, yielding MWQLLKKEINSYLNSLIAYIVIAVFLTGIGLLMWVFPETSILRYGYADMFTLFSLSPYVFMFLIPAITMRSFAEEKKGGTMELLLTQPITDLQLILSKLFACWIIVIFAILPTLVYYVSVYQLGSPVGNLDSAGIAGSYIGLVLLGGVFTSIGILASALTENQVIAFILAVFFCFFLFSGFSSLASLDIWGSATYLISQLGILYHYDAMSRGLIDSRNLVYFITVMVLMILLTQLILGSRKW
- the gldA gene encoding gliding motility-associated ABC transporter ATP-binding subunit GldA, encoding MSLIVDQLTKTFGKQIAVNAISFEAKAGEILGFLGPNGAGKSTTMKIATGFLPPTSGSVSVCGQDVVEDSLSVRKQVGYLPEHNPLYLDMYVREYLQFIGSMYRLSGKKLDARVGEMIALCGLTLEQNKLIGSLSKGYRQRVGLAQALIHDPQVLILDEPTTGLDPNQLSEIRRLIKDISTHKTVIFSTHIMQEVQALCDRVVIINRGNIVIDSYIKDLQTRQSTTDIQQKIEVEFAEPLTEQFLKEVPGVLEVEAVTSNVFVLKAEASVEDLRPAIFHFAFDRQLVLLGMRQISQEAVSEYGNSLEDIFRSLTLN
- a CDS encoding head GIN domain-containing protein, which translates into the protein MEDFADCTRKNGVMSETEYSFDPLHGIEVWDGLDVILHPSQEQKVVVKAGKNILPKIQLEEKEGMLTIRDQNTCNWNKSYESREVHLFLPKINMIIQNGYGHISSRDTIFSDSLLIEARVGSGSIDLMVNATQIEVVSSRYGTIILSGTVNTLDVKYLSNNAIFDGRSLKAEHTEIFHKSNNDFHLFPVHSLKGKLLMRGNAYLYKIPEEIDVEDTGQGEIIYLLQD
- a CDS encoding SulP family inorganic anion transporter produces the protein MSVRPNNFLKNLKYDLPSGLVVFLVALPLCLGIALASGAPLLSGLVSGIVGGLVVSMLSGSQLAVSGPAAGLTVIVLDGISEVGSFEVFLCAVILAGIIQLALGFLKAGVIGYYFPSSVIKGMLAAIGLILILKQIPHFLGIDQDFFGDIDFLQADGRNTFSEIIYAFENFGIGPLVIGMVSLGIIILWKQAFIKQSPILSVIPSALVVVIVGVILNQWFVSGIPALAISGDHLVQLPFISSFNDIQNELALPDFSQIMNVNVFRVAITIAIIASLETLLSIEAIDKLDPQKRRTPMNRELKAQGVGNIVAGLLGGLPMTAVIVRGTANITAGGKTKMSSFYHGLLLISSVLLIPGILNLIPLSALAAILLDVGYKLSKPALYKAQWKLGRMQFIPFLVTIVAILFTDLLIGISIGMIVGVYFILRANYKTPFLFNKEDKETHHHYTIHLSEHVSFLNKAHIASMLEDMPENAIVDIYGNNTRYLDYDVIEAIYEFREQAKHKNIKFSLINLPTEPGLDIEQKK
- the lhgO gene encoding L-2-hydroxyglutarate oxidase, yielding MKYDIVVIGGGIVGLATALKIKEQQPSLKLALLDKEKKLATHQTGHNSGVIHSGIYYKPGSLKAKNCIRGYKMLLDFCQVHDIAYELCGKIIVATSKEEIVQLEKIQERGLQNGLSDLQRISGDALLEYEPHVNGIEAIVVPQTGIIDYKAVANKYAQLIESLGGEIFREQKVTDIISNENEVDVITNQQSFSTNLVVNCAGLYSDKIAKLTTEQLDLKIIPFRGEYYEIKPERQHLVKNLIYPVPDPNFPFLGVHFTRMIQGGVEAGPNAVLAFQREGYKKSDINLKELAETLSWPGFQKVAMKYWQTGLGEMYRSFSKAAFTKALQKLIPEIKEEDLIKAEAGVRAQACTRDGGLVDDFLILEEKGAINVCNAPSPAATSSLSIGQTVSELALKRLGLKATHKDMG